The following are encoded in a window of Balaenoptera ricei isolate mBalRic1 chromosome 1, mBalRic1.hap2, whole genome shotgun sequence genomic DNA:
- the MUL1 gene encoding mitochondrial ubiquitin ligase activator of NFKB 1 — MESGGRPSLGQFILLGTSSVVTAVLYSLYRQKAQVARELKGAKRIHLGEDLKSILSEAPGKCVPYAVIEGAVRSVKETLNSQFVENCKGVIQRLTLQEHKMVWNRTTHLWNDCSKIIHQRTNVVPFDLVPHEDGVDVAVRVLKPLDSLELGLETVYEKFHPSVQSFTDVIGHYISGERPKGVQETEEMLKVGATLTGVGELVLDSNSIRLQPPKQGMQYYLSSQDFDSLLQRQESSVRLWKVLTLVFGFATCATLFFILRKQYVQRRERLRLQQMEEEFREHEAQLLSRANPEDRESLKNACVVCLSSFRSCVFLECGHVCSCAECYRALPEPKRCPICRQAITRVIPLYNS, encoded by the exons ATGGAGAGCGGAGGGCGGCCCTCGCTGGGCCAGTTCATCCTCTTGGGCACCAGCTCTGTCGTCACCGCTGTCCTGTACTCCTTGTACCGGCAGAAGGCCCAGGTCGCCCGAGAGCTCAAG GGAGCTAAAAGAATCCACTTGGGTGAAGACTTAAAGAGTATTCTTTCAGAAGCTCCAGGAAAATGTGTGCCTTATGCTGTTATCGAAG GAGCCGTTCGGTCTGTTAAAGAAACGCTTAACAGCCAGTTTGTAGAAAATTGCAAGGGGGTGATCCAGCGGCTGACGCTTCAGGAGCACAAGATGGTGTGGAACCGGACAACTCACCTCTG GAACGACTGTTCCAAGATCATTCACCAGAGGACCAACGTGGTGCCCTTTGATCTGGTGCCCCATGAGGATGGCGTGGATGTGGCCGTGCGGGTCCTGAAGCCCCTGGACTCGCTGGAGCTGGGCCTGGAGACGGTGTACGAGAAGTTCCACCCCTCCGTCCAGTCCTTCACGGACGTCATCGGCCACTACATCAGCGGGGAGCGGCCCAAGGGCGTCCAGGAGACCGAGGAGATGCTGAAGGTGGGGGCCACCCTCACGGGGGTGGGCGAACTGGTCCTGGACAGCAACTCCATCCGCCTGCAGCCCCCCAAGCAGGGCATGCAGTACTACCTGAGCAGCCAGGACTTCGACAGCCTGCTGCAGAGGCAGGAGTCCAGCGTCAGGCTCTGGAAGGTCCTGACGCTGGTGTTCGGCTTTGCCACGTGCGCTACCCTCTTCTTCATCCTCCGGAAGCAGTATGTGCAGCGGCGAGAGCGACTGCGCCTCCAGCAGATGGAGGAGGAGTTCCGGGAGCACGAGGCCCAGCTGCTGAGCCGAGCCAACCCCGAGGACCGGGAGAGTCTGAAGAACGCCTGCGTCGTGTGCCTGAGCAGCTTCCGGTCTTGCGTCTTCCTGGAGTGCGGGCACGTGTGTTCCTGCGCCGAGTGCTACCGCGCCTTGCCGGAGCCCAAGAGGTGCCCCATCTGCAGGCAGGCGATCACCCGGGTGATTCCCTTGTACAACAGCTAA
- the CAMK2N1 gene encoding calcium/calmodulin-dependent protein kinase II inhibitor 1, with translation MSEVLPYGDEKLSPYGDGGDVGQIFSCRLQDTNNFFGAGQNKRPPKLGQIGRSKRVVIEDDRIDDVLKNMTDKAPPGV, from the exons ATGTCGGAGGTGCTGCCCTACGGCGACGAGAAGCTGAGCCCCTACGGCGACGGCGGCGACGTGGGCCAGATCTTCTCCTGCCGCCTGCAGGACACCAACAACTTCTTCGGTGCCGGGCAGAACAAGCGGCCGCCCAAGCTGGGCCAGATCGGCCGGAGCAAGCGGG TTGTTATTGAAGATGATAGGATTGATGACGTGCTGAAAAATATGACAGACAAGGCACCTCCTGGTGTCTAA